A window of the Cannabis sativa cultivar Pink pepper isolate KNU-18-1 chromosome X, ASM2916894v1, whole genome shotgun sequence genome harbors these coding sequences:
- the LOC115710745 gene encoding uncharacterized protein LOC115710745, with the protein MSTKSNEYNRLLGEDFVDLQSGVGRRSGRVEDNEHRRQRLGFFVRERICAEITSIKECQQQIKDGISSLRIEFLSEFAKLAEIINGLKKKENDGSYKDSEFFSSPIREAYYQDISDDGGGLQLSVHTVQAEEEKDTLNFENMFIDPDFLKGVVDSTVKSALKTDDVSFHDDSDKLSLVLYDESYLSPEIQKRQPKPSSVVLSPYVVDFGSSSSSKEDLMRIVQDDKFIVHGINPFKDEIGFNTGAEQCIKFSKFIDENIVMNRGVKKYSDANNILCPPIDFSFIEISEKMWFYELHACGEFLRDSHLDVVFYYLRKKIKQDDTLNQRITTTDCLFDQVMWNSYNQFLKSGSNPSKIDFDNVIPRYIVGEYLFCNTPWVLTDHVLIYVNIQKQKY; encoded by the exons ATGTCAACAAAAAGCAATGAATATAATAGATTATTGGGTGAAGATTTCGTAGATTTACAGTCAGGGGTGGGGAGGAGATCTGGGCGGGTTGAGGACAACGAGCACCGAAGACAGAGGTTGGGTTTCTTCGTGAGAGAAAGA ATTTGTGCTGAAATTACTTCTATCAAAGAGTGCCAACAACAAATTAAGGATGGTATTTCTAGCTTgaggattgaatttttgagtGAATTTGCTAAATTAGCAGAAATTATCAATggattgaagaagaaggagaatgaTGGAAGTTATAAGGACTCTGAATTTTTTTCATCCCCTATAAGAGAG GCATACTATCAGGATATATCGGATGATGGTGGTGGGTTACAGTTGTCCGTTCATACTGTTCAAGCTGAG GAGGAAAAGGacactttgaattttgaaaatatgtTTATCGATCCTGATTTTCTTAAGGGTGTGGTTGATAGCACTGTTAAGAGTGCTTTGAAGACAGATGATGTTTCGTTTCATGATGATAGTGATAAGTTGAGTTTGGTTTTGTACGATGAATCGTATTTGTCTCCGGAGATTCAAAAGAGGCAGCCTAAACCAAGCTCTGTTGTTCTGTCGCCATATGTTGTGGATTTTGGGTCTTCGTCATCTTCAAAGGAAGACTTAATGAGGATTGTGCAAGATGATAAATTTATTGTGCATGGAATCAATCCTTTTAAAGATGAAATTGGTTTTAATACTGGTGCTGAGCAGTGCATTAAGTTTTCCAAGTTTATTGATGAGAACATAGTCATGAATAGGgg TGTGAAGAAGTACTCCGATGCGAACAACATCTTATGTCCACCGATAGATTTTTCTTTCATTGAAATTTCCGAGAAGATGTGGTTCTACGAGCTTCATGCTTGTGGTGAATTTCTGCGTGACAGT CATTTAGATGTGGTATTCTATTACCttaggaagaagattaagcaagATGATACTTTGAACCAGAGGATTACCACTACCGATTGTTTGTTTGATCAAGTCATGTGGAATTCCTACAATCAGTTCTTGAAATCGGGTTCTAATCCTTCTAAGATTGACTTTGATAATGTCATTCCTAGATACATTGTTGGTGAGTATTTGTTTTGCAATACTCCTTGGGTGCTTACTgaccatgttcttatatatgtcaatattcaaaagcaaaaatattag
- the LOC133031768 gene encoding probable xyloglucan endotransglucosylase/hydrolase protein 10: protein MNNNNDQYYKIFTIFISLLCMRFTQILIAEASVVSTGDFNKDFFVTWSPNHVNTSADGHQRSLKLDQESGAGFASNQMFLFGQVDMQIKLVPGHSAGTVVAYYLTSDQPNRDEIDYEFLGNVDGKPYILQTNIFADGYDNREERINLWFDPTKDFHTYSILWNLHQIVFMVDWVPIRVYRNHAEKGVGFPRWQPMGIKVSLWNGDSWATRGGKEKIDWSKGPFLASFRNHKIDACVWNGNARFCRAESSTNWWHKGKFSSLTSTQRKLFKWVRKYHMIYDYCQDNQRFQNDLPKECSLPKY, encoded by the exons atgaataataataatgaccAATATTACAAGATTTTTACCATCTTTATCAGCCTTCTTTGCATGAGATTTACTCAAATATTAATTGCAGAAGCTTCTGTCGTTTCTACTGGAGATTTCAATAAGGATTTCTTCGTAACATGGTCTCCTAACCATGTAAATACCTCAGCTGATGGCCACCAAAGAAGCTTGAAACTTGACCAAGAATCcg GAGCTGGTTTTGCCTCAAATCAAATGTTTTTGTTTGGACAAGTTGACATGCAAATAAAGCTCGTACCAGGCCATTCAGCTGGCACAGTTGTGGCCTATTAT TTGACATCTGATCAACCAAATCGTGATGAGATAGACTATGAGTTCCTTGGAAATGTGGATGGTAAACCATATATTCTTCAGACAAATATTTTTGCAGATGGCTATGACAACCGCGAAGAAAGGATTAATCTCTGGTTTGATCCCACCAAAGATTTCCATACCTATTCTATTTTATGGAACCTTCACCAAATTGT GTTCATGGTGGATTGGGTCCCCATAAGAGTGTACAGAAACCATGCAGAGAAGGGTGTAGGGTTTCCAAGGTGGCAGCCAATGGGGATCAAAGTCAGCCTATGGAATGGTGACAGCTGGGCCACTCGAGGTGGGAAGGAGAAAATTGATTGGTCAAAAGGTCCATTCTTGGCTTCGTTTAGGAATCATAAGATAGATGCGTGTGTATGGAATGGGAATGCAAGGTTTTGTAGAGCAGAAAGTTCTACTAATTGGTGGCACAAAGGCAAGTTCAGCTCACTAACATCCACACAAAGAAAGCTTTTCAAATGGGTTAGGAAGTATCACATGATTTATGATTATTGCCAAGATAATCAACGGTTCCAAAATGATCTTCCCAAGGAATGCTCTCTACCAAAGTACTAA
- the LOC133031769 gene encoding uncharacterized protein LOC133031769, whose amino-acid sequence MGWKAAEKLIRHWRILRGDNVMVIRGKDKGETGVVKRVVRSQNRVIVEGKNLVKKHIKQGQGHEGGIFTVEAPLHVSNVQVIDPVTGKPCKVGIKYLEDGTKVRVSRGLGASGSIIPRPEILKIRTTPRPTVAGPKDTPMDVVMEKTYDAKTGRGMPDL is encoded by the exons ATGGGTTGGAAAGCAGCTGAAAAGCTTATTAGACATTGGAGGATCCTCAGAGGTGATAAT GTGATGGTAATCAGGGGTAAAGATAAAGGAGAGACTGGTGTTGTTAAGCGTGTTGTTCGTTCTCAAAATCGTGTAATTGTCGAAGGCAAGAATCTG GTTAAGAAGCATATCAAGCAAGGTCAGGGTCATGAAGGTGGGATCTTTACGGTTGAAGCTCCTCTTCATGTTTCAAATGTTCAAGTTATTGATCCAGTCACAGG GAAGCCTTGTAAAGTTGGGATTAAGTATCTTGAAGATGGAACCAAAGTAAGAGTATCCAGAGGCCTGGGTGCATCAGGATCCATTATTCCTCGACCTGAGATATTGAAAATAAGGACTACGCCAAGGCCTACAGTTG CTGGTCCCAAGGATACCCCAATGGATGTTGTGATGGAGAAGACTTATGATGCAAAAACAGGACGAGGCATGCCTGATCTTTGA